In the genome of Streptobacillus ratti, one region contains:
- a CDS encoding KilA-N domain-containing protein, translated as MAKVKKGTIEAQGFSIQIYTEDFKNDYISLTDIAKYRNSDDPRFVIQNWMRNRNTLEFIGLWEALNNENFNRVQFDTFRNEAGLNRFTMTPQKWIESTNAIGIISKAGRYGGTYAHYDIAMEFASWLSPEFKLYIIQDYKRLKSDENSRLSLGWNLNREISKINYKIHTDAIKEYLLSDLTSEQLSYKYASEADMLNVALFNKRAKQWRDENTELKGNMRDYASLNELLVLANMESYNAVLIGKGMDLKERMIELRKLARTQLMSLEKHNESGIKRIEEKK; from the coding sequence ATGGCTAAGGTCAAAAAAGGCACAATTGAAGCACAAGGATTTTCAATCCAAATATATACTGAAGACTTTAAAAATGATTATATAAGCCTTACAGATATTGCAAAGTACAGAAATAGTGATGATCCGAGATTTGTTATTCAAAATTGGATGAGAAATAGAAATACATTGGAGTTTATAGGATTGTGGGAAGCTCTTAATAACGAAAATTTTAACCGTGTGCAATTCGATACGTTTAGAAATGAAGCAGGATTGAATAGATTTACGATGACTCCACAAAAATGGATAGAATCTACTAATGCAATTGGAATTATATCTAAGGCAGGAAGATATGGTGGCACATATGCACACTATGATATAGCTATGGAATTTGCATCATGGTTATCACCAGAGTTTAAGCTATATATTATTCAAGACTATAAGAGACTTAAATCAGATGAAAATTCTAGATTATCACTTGGTTGGAATTTAAATAGAGAAATCTCAAAGATTAACTATAAGATTCATACAGATGCAATTAAGGAATATCTACTATCTGATTTGACAAGTGAACAATTATCCTACAAATATGCAAGTGAAGCAGATATGCTAAATGTAGCTTTATTTAATAAGAGAGCAAAACAGTGGCGTGATGAAAATACAGAACTAAAAGGGAATATGCGAGATTATGCAAGTCTGAATGAGTTACTGGTGCTTGCAAATATGGAAAGCTATAATGCAGTTCTTATTGGTAAAGGAATGGACCTAAAAGAAAGAATGATAGAACTTAGAAAGCTTGCAAGAACTCAACTGATGTCACTTGAAAAACATAATGAAAGTGGTATCAAAAGAATAGAAGAAAAGAAATAA
- a CDS encoding DUF6414 family protein, whose translation MKNRSKKGIKIMNDINLDRLIVPIYINEKIVLDMLAIIEDGFSMVSQINYTEHKENHSTQKVDAGVSTSSTILSKLLRINISGELSYDGNKGKNESVVKEKVHTNVSLLSKFRGFLLEHKMLNSDFDFSKMKVGDFIEVEGELQKNPLINCIDIFIDFFRMTEIFAEKSQLGNKKQSNNQKQKENETIKQFELFSNELKHSGTIDFILSDSKGMTVLSAQEQYLTNDNISEIIGGRFKVLGKVISICEKDTENIDLLRKTSLSIISEGLLNEMFLAFKTTDMQQFNLPELKTKITGPAVIVIPIAIYV comes from the coding sequence ATGAAAAATAGAAGCAAGAAAGGAATTAAAATAATGAACGATATAAATTTAGATAGACTCATTGTTCCGATATATATAAATGAAAAAATTGTTTTAGATATGCTCGCTATTATAGAAGATGGTTTTTCAATGGTAAGTCAGATCAATTATACAGAACATAAAGAAAATCATTCTACACAAAAGGTAGATGCAGGAGTTTCAACATCTTCTACTATTTTAAGTAAACTATTAAGAATTAATATTTCTGGTGAATTAAGCTATGATGGAAACAAGGGTAAAAATGAAAGTGTTGTTAAAGAAAAGGTACATACAAATGTTTCTCTTTTGTCTAAGTTTCGTGGATTTTTGTTAGAACATAAAATGTTGAATTCAGATTTTGACTTTTCTAAAATGAAAGTAGGTGATTTTATTGAAGTTGAAGGAGAATTACAAAAAAATCCGTTAATAAATTGTATAGATATTTTTATTGACTTTTTCCGTATGACTGAAATTTTTGCTGAAAAATCACAGCTAGGTAATAAAAAACAGTCAAACAATCAAAAGCAAAAAGAGAATGAAACTATAAAACAATTTGAGTTATTTTCTAACGAGTTAAAACATAGTGGTACAATTGATTTTATTTTGTCTGATTCCAAAGGAATGACAGTGCTATCGGCACAAGAACAATATCTTACAAATGATAATATATCAGAAATTATTGGCGGTCGTTTTAAAGTTCTTGGTAAAGTAATATCCATATGTGAAAAAGATACAGAAAACATTGATCTTCTTAGAAAAACTTCATTATCTATAATATCAGAAGGATTATTAAATGAGATGTTTTTAGCATTTAAAACGACTGACATGCAACAATTTAATTTGCCTGAGTTGAAAACAAAAATAACTGGTCCTGCTGTTATTGTAATTCCTATTGCGATTTACGTTTAA